Proteins encoded in a region of the Bacteroidota bacterium genome:
- a CDS encoding response regulator, with protein sequence MQTNQSNSDINSADVTKNFHRCLREVDGSIKNGNLTKARESLAEAKEWGPMNPYLKAFEERIQFLEDNPHLLKKSRVEGSQSVTTEKPAQTVEQINNILIPSEQTIRNEIENEFKEKYTQELHNAERNAAQTLKQFEKNRNAFLQLLEREFEAMYQTQITEERKRIQADAEAMIAAEKKNFQQKYDALVAENNRAIKEIREELHSKMEKTFLRRLEQISKEYDDKLEILGIKVPDTREGRIALYREKMHANYTNGQPSVEGAKILMRLKELLELTFDEHFSLESDVQLELYIAQVQKGILAGEITLKNKKKLDDIRKQFHITDEQKSQIESFIKSSFKKKKSKGSILVVDDDDILLQILEDTLRGNGFDVTTALDIESAFEKLKTSAFDLILCDIMFPQGDLDGFKFFSSVQEIPYLRKTPFIFMSALQDELVMRSGFQLGVDDYITKPFDLDILVAIINGKIKRYHSF encoded by the coding sequence ATGCAAACGAATCAATCAAATTCAGATATCAATTCCGCAGATGTAACGAAAAATTTTCATCGTTGTCTCAGGGAGGTTGATGGCTCAATAAAAAATGGAAATCTTACTAAAGCCAGAGAGAGTTTAGCAGAAGCAAAAGAATGGGGACCCATGAATCCATACCTGAAAGCCTTTGAAGAAAGAATACAGTTTTTAGAAGATAACCCTCACCTTCTTAAAAAAAGTAGGGTTGAAGGAAGCCAAAGTGTAACAACCGAAAAACCTGCTCAAACGGTTGAACAGATAAACAATATCCTTATTCCATCTGAACAAACTATTCGAAATGAGATAGAAAACGAGTTTAAAGAAAAATATACACAGGAACTTCACAATGCTGAAAGAAATGCTGCGCAAACACTAAAACAATTCGAGAAAAACAGAAATGCTTTTCTACAATTACTCGAGCGGGAATTCGAAGCAATGTATCAAACCCAAATCACAGAGGAGAGAAAACGAATTCAAGCTGATGCTGAAGCGATGATAGCTGCAGAAAAGAAAAATTTCCAACAAAAATATGATGCTTTGGTAGCTGAAAATAACAGAGCAATAAAAGAAATAAGAGAAGAACTCCATAGTAAAATGGAAAAAACTTTTCTCCGTAGGTTGGAACAAATATCGAAGGAGTACGACGACAAGCTTGAGATATTGGGAATAAAAGTACCGGATACGAGAGAAGGAAGAATTGCACTGTATCGCGAAAAGATGCACGCGAATTACACTAACGGACAACCTTCGGTTGAAGGTGCTAAGATATTGATGCGGTTGAAAGAGCTTCTTGAACTTACTTTTGATGAACATTTCAGTCTTGAGTCCGATGTACAGCTCGAGTTGTACATCGCTCAGGTCCAAAAGGGAATTCTTGCAGGTGAAATCACTTTAAAAAATAAAAAAAAGTTAGACGACATTAGAAAACAATTTCATATAACCGACGAACAAAAATCACAAATCGAGTCTTTCATTAAATCAAGTTTTAAGAAAAAGAAAAGTAAAGGGAGTATTCTTGTGGTTGACGATGATGATATCTTGCTGCAAATACTTGAAGACACATTAAGGGGAAACGGATTCGATGTTACTACGGCTCTTGATATTGAGAGTGCATTTGAAAAGCTGAAGACTAGTGCATTTGACCTGATACTATGTGATATAATGTTTCCGCAGGGGGATTTGGATGGTTTCAAGTTCTTTTCCTCGGTACAGGAAATTCCATACCTGAGAAAGACTCCTTTTATTTTCATGAGTGCTTTGCAAGATGAATTAGTTATGCGTTCAGGTTTCCAACTTGGTGTAGATGATTATATAACGAAACCATTCGACCTTGATATTCTGGTTGCTATTATTAATGGGAAGATAAAACGCTATCACTCTTTTTAA
- a CDS encoding rhomboid family intramembrane serine protease produces MPTLQFWQLFTYMFMHASFMHLLFNMFALWMFGMELENNWGSKKFLLFYLACGIGAGISNLLLGPLFGQGGPTVGASGAVYGILLAFGIIFPNRPIFLYFFLPIKAKYFVTIFMAIELYAGITGTQDGIAHFAHLGGAAVGFILIIIDSKRYQLINFWEKFISIYQKPGRYTTATKKSPDIISDAKYFDIEENQDALQQRVDEILDKISKEGYQNLSEKEKQILFEASKKLK; encoded by the coding sequence ATGCCAACACTCCAATTTTGGCAATTATTCACATACATGTTTATGCATGCCAGTTTTATGCACTTATTATTTAATATGTTTGCACTCTGGATGTTTGGAATGGAATTGGAAAATAATTGGGGCTCAAAAAAATTCCTTCTCTTTTATCTTGCTTGTGGTATCGGTGCCGGCATCTCAAATCTGTTGTTGGGTCCTTTATTCGGGCAGGGCGGTCCTACTGTTGGTGCATCGGGTGCCGTTTATGGAATCTTGCTTGCTTTCGGAATAATTTTCCCTAATCGACCAATTTTTCTCTATTTCTTCCTCCCAATAAAAGCAAAATATTTTGTGACGATATTCATGGCAATTGAGTTATATGCCGGAATAACCGGAACACAAGACGGCATCGCACACTTCGCTCATTTAGGTGGCGCTGCTGTTGGTTTCATTCTCATTATAATAGATTCTAAAAGATATCAACTAATAAACTTCTGGGAAAAGTTCATCAGTATTTATCAAAAGCCGGGAAGATATACAACCGCTACAAAAAAAAGTCCAGATATAATCAGCGATGCGAAATATTTTGATATTGAAGAAAACCAGGATGCACTACAACAACGGGTTGATGAAATTCTCGATAAGATAAGTAAAGAAGGTTATCAAAATCTTTCTGAAAAAGAAAAACAAATCCTCTTTGAAGCGAGTAAGAAATTGAAGTAA
- the gap gene encoding type I glyceraldehyde-3-phosphate dehydrogenase has product MMAIKIGINGFGRIGRLVFRRGLEVEGIEFVGINDITDAKTLAHLLKYDSVHGKFNGTVSHTDNSIIVNGKSYPVMAEKDPAALPWAKLGAEIVIEGTGVFTKREKIELHIKAGAKKVVLTAPAKDEIDATIVMGVNENVLTGKEVILSNASCTTNCLAPMVKVLHDNFKVKKGMMTTIHAYTNDQRVLDLPHKDLRRARAAALNIIPTTTGAAKAVGKVIPDLKGKLDGFALRVPVPDGSVTDFVAELETEATKEQINEAMKKASETYLKGILEYCTDEIVSSDIIGNEYSCIFDSLSTMVIGNMVKVVGWYDNEWGYSCRVLDLIKKIA; this is encoded by the coding sequence ATAATGGCTATAAAAATTGGAATTAACGGCTTCGGAAGAATCGGCAGATTAGTTTTTCGCCGCGGTTTGGAAGTTGAAGGGATCGAATTCGTAGGCATCAACGACATAACAGATGCAAAAACTCTTGCACATCTTTTGAAATATGATTCTGTTCACGGAAAATTTAACGGAACAGTATCGCATACTGATAATTCGATAATCGTAAATGGGAAAAGTTATCCTGTGATGGCAGAGAAAGACCCCGCAGCATTACCGTGGGCAAAATTAGGAGCCGAGATAGTAATAGAAGGAACGGGTGTGTTCACAAAACGCGAAAAAATTGAATTGCATATAAAAGCAGGAGCAAAAAAAGTAGTTCTCACAGCCCCCGCTAAAGATGAAATTGACGCAACCATAGTAATGGGTGTGAACGAAAATGTTCTGACAGGAAAAGAAGTTATCCTCTCGAATGCTTCTTGCACAACAAACTGTCTTGCACCGATGGTAAAAGTTCTGCACGATAATTTCAAAGTCAAAAAAGGTATGATGACGACTATTCACGCATACACGAACGACCAGCGTGTATTAGATTTACCGCATAAAGATTTGCGACGTGCCCGGGCTGCAGCATTAAATATCATCCCAACAACTACAGGTGCTGCAAAAGCTGTAGGAAAAGTTATACCTGATTTGAAAGGAAAACTTGATGGCTTTGCTTTACGCGTTCCAGTCCCGGATGGTTCGGTAACTGACTTCGTTGCAGAATTAGAAACAGAAGCAACAAAAGAACAGATTAACGAAGCTATGAAGAAAGCATCTGAAACTTATCTCAAAGGGATTTTAGAATACTGCACCGACGAAATTGTTTCGAGCGACATTATTGGCAACGAATATTCCTGTATCTTCGATTCGTTATCAACTATGGTAATCGGAAATATGGTTAAAGTAGTCGGCTGGTACGATAATGAGTGGGGCTACTCCTGTCGTGTGCTTGATTTGATAAAGAAGATTGCTTAA
- the ispG gene encoding flavodoxin-dependent (E)-4-hydroxy-3-methylbut-2-enyl-diphosphate synthase has protein sequence MSSSELNSHPTYKVGIRRQTRQVNVGGVLIGGDAPISVQTMTKTKTGDVDATVKQIIEATEAGCDIVRVTVNDKEAAEAMPKIVMKSPIPVVADIHFNHVFALQAIEAGVAKVRINPGNIGSKNRIRQVLEAAAGKGIPIRIGVNSGSLEEDILEKHGFPTAEALYESAMRHVGICDEFNFKDVVISVKSTDVKLMIEAYRLIASKTDLPLHLGVTEAGTTKIGTIKSAVGIGTLLAEGVGDTIRVSLTDDPVKEIEVGKEILRSLSLASRNVELIACPTCGRLEVDLFSIVKQLEEKLAGEKKPIKIAVLGCVVNGPGEASEADIGIAAGKGVAILYRKGEMIKKIKEDEIVSTILEEVQNFQPGK, from the coding sequence ATGTCCTCTTCGGAACTAAATAGTCATCCTACATACAAAGTTGGTATTCGCAGACAAACCCGGCAAGTCAATGTTGGTGGTGTGCTTATTGGCGGTGATGCACCAATCTCTGTGCAAACAATGACTAAAACCAAAACCGGCGATGTTGATGCTACGGTAAAGCAGATAATTGAAGCAACAGAAGCTGGCTGCGATATCGTACGTGTTACAGTTAATGATAAAGAGGCAGCCGAAGCAATGCCGAAGATTGTGATGAAGTCGCCAATACCTGTTGTCGCGGATATTCATTTCAATCATGTATTTGCTTTGCAAGCAATTGAAGCGGGAGTTGCAAAAGTTAGAATCAATCCCGGAAATATTGGTTCGAAGAATAGGATTCGACAAGTTTTGGAAGCTGCAGCCGGAAAAGGAATTCCGATACGTATCGGAGTAAACTCAGGTTCGCTTGAAGAAGATATACTCGAAAAACACGGTTTCCCGACTGCCGAAGCTTTGTATGAGAGTGCCATGAGGCATGTGGGAATATGTGATGAGTTCAATTTCAAAGATGTAGTAATCTCTGTAAAATCGACTGATGTAAAATTAATGATAGAAGCTTACAGATTGATTGCGTCAAAGACCGACCTACCGCTTCATCTTGGTGTAACCGAAGCCGGAACCACCAAAATTGGCACAATTAAATCTGCCGTAGGAATCGGAACTTTGTTAGCTGAAGGGGTTGGCGATACCATTCGGGTATCACTCACTGATGATCCCGTCAAAGAGATTGAAGTTGGTAAGGAGATTCTCCGCTCGTTAAGTTTGGCATCTCGGAATGTTGAGCTGATTGCTTGTCCCACTTGTGGACGTTTGGAAGTTGATTTATTCAGTATAGTTAAACAGCTTGAAGAAAAGTTAGCGGGCGAAAAAAAACCCATCAAAATTGCTGTGTTAGGTTGCGTCGTTAACGGACCGGGAGAAGCAAGCGAAGCCGACATCGGGATTGCGGCAGGAAAAGGTGTTGCAATTTTGTATCGAAAAGGGGAGATGATTAAAAAGATTAAAGAAGACGAAATTGTCAGTACAATTTTAGAAGAAGTACAAAACTTCCAACCCGGGAAATAA
- a CDS encoding phosphoglycerate kinase has product MNKMTIDDIQVKSKRVLVRVDFNVPMENGVVTDDTRIVESLPTIKKILADGGRAILMSHLGRPKGKPKPEFSLAPVAKRTSELLGLAVRFASDCIGEPAKTAVVSLKDGECLLLENLRYHNEEEANDENFAKELASIGDVYVNDAFGSAHRAHASTEGVTRYIKPAVAGYLMKKELDYLGKSLENPVRPFTAILGGAKVSGKIDVIHNLLNKVDTLIVGGGMAYTFYKAKGLEIGDSLLEQDKIDLAKSLLEEVSKRNIKFLLPVDCVIADKFDNAAQKKVVKVENIEPRWQGLDIGPETVKLFTDVIAASKTIVWNGPMGVFEMQNFAVGTNAVAQALANATKTGAITIIGGGDSAAAIAKAGLEKAVSHVSTGGGASLEFLEGKVLPGVVALSNC; this is encoded by the coding sequence ATGAATAAAATGACGATTGATGATATACAAGTAAAATCGAAACGAGTTTTGGTACGTGTTGATTTCAACGTCCCAATGGAAAACGGAGTGGTTACTGATGATACAAGAATTGTAGAATCTCTCCCGACTATCAAGAAAATTTTGGCCGACGGCGGTAGAGCAATTTTGATGAGTCACTTGGGACGACCAAAGGGGAAACCCAAACCGGAATTTTCACTTGCACCGGTTGCAAAACGTACATCTGAGCTTTTAGGTCTGGCTGTCAGGTTTGCTTCTGATTGTATTGGTGAACCGGCAAAAACCGCTGTTGTAAGTTTGAAGGACGGTGAATGCTTGTTGTTGGAGAACCTCCGCTACCATAATGAAGAAGAAGCGAACGACGAAAATTTTGCAAAAGAGTTAGCTTCAATAGGTGATGTTTATGTGAACGATGCGTTCGGTAGTGCACATCGTGCTCACGCTTCGACTGAAGGAGTAACTCGTTATATCAAACCTGCAGTTGCGGGTTACCTGATGAAAAAAGAGCTTGATTATTTAGGAAAATCTCTTGAAAATCCTGTCCGTCCTTTCACGGCTATTTTAGGAGGCGCAAAAGTTTCAGGAAAAATTGATGTGATTCACAATCTGTTGAATAAAGTTGATACATTGATTGTCGGCGGTGGAATGGCTTACACTTTTTACAAAGCAAAAGGTTTGGAGATTGGCGATTCGCTTCTTGAACAAGATAAAATTGATTTAGCCAAATCGTTGTTGGAAGAAGTTTCAAAACGCAATATTAAATTTTTACTTCCTGTCGATTGTGTGATTGCTGATAAATTTGATAACGCTGCTCAAAAGAAAGTTGTAAAAGTCGAGAACATCGAACCCAGATGGCAAGGACTTGATATAGGCCCTGAAACTGTAAAACTTTTTACAGATGTTATCGCTGCATCCAAAACAATTGTTTGGAACGGACCGATGGGTGTTTTTGAGATGCAAAATTTTGCAGTAGGAACTAACGCTGTTGCACAGGCGCTGGCAAATGCAACAAAAACCGGTGCCATTACGATTATCGGTGGTGGCGACTCAGCGGCTGCGATTGCGAAAGCAGGACTTGAGAAAGCTGTTAGCCACGTTTCTACAGGCGGTGGCGCCTCTCTCGAATTTTTAGAAGGTAAAGTTTTACCAGGTGTTGTGGCACTTTCTAACTGTTAA